In the genome of Desulfovibrio desulfuricans, one region contains:
- a CDS encoding cytochrome c3 family protein has translation MKYVTLLLLALSLVWVGEAQARDIKEMSQVIKKPIEIPGGTSARMSVMFPHTAHKGINCMHCHHEVGSDSRYVACTECHATPGARERDSMSMFMAFHSKNGDRSCYGCHSQKAQENPAKYGAKFKGCRPCHMAASAREAAKQ, from the coding sequence ATGAAATATGTGACCTTGTTGCTGCTTGCGCTGAGCCTTGTGTGGGTTGGCGAAGCGCAGGCGCGTGATATCAAGGAAATGTCGCAGGTCATCAAAAAGCCCATTGAGATTCCTGGCGGCACATCCGCCCGTATGAGCGTCATGTTTCCCCACACGGCGCACAAAGGCATCAACTGCATGCATTGCCACCACGAAGTGGGCAGCGACAGCCGCTATGTTGCCTGTACCGAATGCCACGCCACTCCCGGTGCGCGCGAACGTGACTCCATGAGCATGTTCATGGCCTTCCACTCCAAGAACGGCGATCGTTCCTGCTACGGCTGCCATTCACAAAAGGCACAGGAAAATCCCGCCAAGTACGGGGCCAAGTTCAAGGGCTGCCGTCCCTGCCACATGGCTGCCAGCGCCCG